A window from Dromaius novaehollandiae isolate bDroNov1 chromosome 1, bDroNov1.hap1, whole genome shotgun sequence encodes these proteins:
- the LOC135323859 gene encoding uncharacterized protein LOC135323859 isoform X2 produces the protein MVRARGASGPGRRLLLLLGLLAALRARDSRAAPRAAPGPDVAVFDDYPAAQLHRLVEPLGLPRGRPRALEPRGVPRGVPAGGGLLGSQLDPTSEPQGHARNVAAGDGYAASHLDAHVESLGNRTGPRQRKYKAQRGKSSEKYSKLLQEILKELQRAADVPQVSEASAASQGLKPLLEPQGDRRGLAGDKDAEAAAHKGRRKQRLVLSTAVSGSILFAVVLTCVVTFRLRKRKQEANPAAASNREESSTEEGRAKPGSRTEKDELAVENENLNSSSRRLPVPIPNRIKNLCPFRRE, from the exons atggtgcgagcgcggggggcgtccggccccgggcgtcgcctgctgctgctgctcggcctcctggcggccctgcgtgcccgggacagccgggctgctccgcgggcagcgccgggcccag atgtggctgtatttGATGATTATCCAGCCGCTCAGCTGCATCGTCTTGTTGAGCCTctgggtcttcccaggg GTCGTCCACGTGCTTTAGAGCCGCGAGGGGtccccaggg gtgttcctgcaggcggtggccttctaggttcccagctggatcccacttctgagcctcaggggcatgccagga atgtggccgcaggagatggctatgcagcttctcatctggatgccCATGTAGAATCTCTGGGGAatcgtacag gtcctcggcagaggaagtataaggcccagagaggaaagtcctCTGAGAAGTATTCTAAACTCCTGCAGGAAATCTTGAAGgagttgcagagagcagctg atgtccctcaagtcagtgaagcttctgcagcttctcaggggctgaagcctctgcttgagcctcagggagatcgcaggg gccttgctggtgacaaagatgccgaggctgcagctcataaaggccgacgaaagcagcgtttggtcctgagcacTGCAGTCTCGGGCTCCATACTGTTTGCCGTAGTACTGACATGTGTAGTtactttccggctgaggaagagaaaaca ggAAGCTAatcctgccgctgcctccaacagagaggagtcaagtacagaggaaggcagagcaaaaccagggagcagaacagaaaaggatGAACTTGccgtagaaaatgaaaatctcaacagCAGCTCCAGGCGACTTCCGGTGCCTATCCcgaacagaataaaaaacctgtgcccattccgaagagaataa
- the LOC135323855 gene encoding uncharacterized protein LOC135323855 isoform X2 gives MVRARGASGPGRRLLLLLGLLAALRARDSRAAPRAAPGPDVAVFDDYPAAQLHRLVEPLGLPRGRPRALEPRGVPRGVPAGGGLLGSQLDPTSEPQGHARNVAAGDGYAASHLDAHVESLGNRTGPRQRKYKAQRGKSSEKYSKLLQEILKELQRAADVPQVSEASAASQGLKPLLEPQGDRRGLAGDKDAEAAAHKGRRKQRLVLSTAVSGSILFAVVLTCVVTFRLRKRKQEANPAAASNREESSTEEGRAKPGSRTEKDELAVENENLNSSSRRLPVPIPNRIKNLCPFRRE, from the exons atggtgcgagcgcggggggcgtccggccccgggcgtcgcctgctgctgctgctcggcctcctggcggccctgcgtgcccgggacagccgggctgctccgcgggcagcgccgggcccag atgtggctgtatttGATGATTATCCAGCCGCTCAGCTGCATCGTCTTGTTGAGCCTctgggtcttcccaggg GTCGTCCACGTGCTTTAGAGCCGCGAGGGGtccccaggg gtgttcctgcaggcggtggccttctaggttcccagctggatcccacttctgagcctcaggggcatgccagga atgtggccgcaggagatggctatgcagcttctcatctggatgccCATGTAGAATCTCTGGGGAatcgtacag gtcctcggcagaggaagtataaggcccagagaggaaagtcctCTGAGAAGTATTCTAAACTCCTGCAGGAAATCTTGAAGgagttgcagagagcagctg atgtccctcaagtcagtgaagcttctgcagcttctcaggggctgaagcctctgcttgagcctcagggagatcgcaggg gccttgctggtgacaaagatgccgaggctgcagctcataaaggccgacgaaagcagcgtttggtcctgagcacTGCAGTCTCGGGCTCCATACTGTTTGCCGTAGTACTGACATGTGTAGTtactttccggctgaggaagagaaaaca ggAGGCTAatcctgccgctgcctccaacagagaggagtcaagtacagaggaaggcagagcaaaaccagggagcagaacagaaaaggatGAACTTGccgtagaaaatgaaaatctcaacagCAGCTCCAGGCGACTTCCGGTGCCTATCCcgaacagaataaaaaacctgtgcccattccgaagagaataa
- the LOC135323855 gene encoding uncharacterized protein LOC135323855 isoform X1, which translates to MVRARGASGPGRRLLLLLGLLAALRARDSRAAPRAAPGPDVAVFDDYPAAQLHRLVEPLGLPRGRPRALEPRGVPRDVAVGDGDFSSSLDPGFEPGGVPAGGGLLGSQLDPTSEPQGHARNVAAGDGYAASHLDAHVESLGNRTGPRQRKYKAQRGKSSEKYSKLLQEILKELQRAADVPQVSEASAASQGLKPLLEPQGDRRGLAGDKDAEAAAHKGRRKQRLVLSTAVSGSILFAVVLTCVVTFRLRKRKQEANPAAASNREESSTEEGRAKPGSRTEKDELAVENENLNSSSRRLPVPIPNRIKNLCPFRRE; encoded by the exons atggtgcgagcgcggggggcgtccggccccgggcgtcgcctgctgctgctgctcggcctcctggcggccctgcgtgcccgggacagccgggctgctccgcgggcagcgccgggcccag atgtggctgtatttGATGATTATCCAGCCGCTCAGCTGCATCGTCTTGTTGAGCCTctgggtcttcccaggg GTCGTCCACGTGCTTTAGAGCCGCGAGGGGtccccaggg ATGTGGCCGTGGGTGATGGagatttctcttcttctctgGACCCTGGATTTGAACCTGGAG gtgttcctgcaggcggtggccttctaggttcccagctggatcccacttctgagcctcaggggcatgccagga atgtggccgcaggagatggctatgcagcttctcatctggatgccCATGTAGAATCTCTGGGGAatcgtacag gtcctcggcagaggaagtataaggcccagagaggaaagtcctCTGAGAAGTATTCTAAACTCCTGCAGGAAATCTTGAAGgagttgcagagagcagctg atgtccctcaagtcagtgaagcttctgcagcttctcaggggctgaagcctctgcttgagcctcagggagatcgcaggg gccttgctggtgacaaagatgccgaggctgcagctcataaaggccgacgaaagcagcgtttggtcctgagcacTGCAGTCTCGGGCTCCATACTGTTTGCCGTAGTACTGACATGTGTAGTtactttccggctgaggaagagaaaaca ggAGGCTAatcctgccgctgcctccaacagagaggagtcaagtacagaggaaggcagagcaaaaccagggagcagaacagaaaaggatGAACTTGccgtagaaaatgaaaatctcaacagCAGCTCCAGGCGACTTCCGGTGCCTATCCcgaacagaataaaaaacctgtgcccattccgaagagaataa
- the LOC135323858 gene encoding uncharacterized protein LOC135323858 isoform X3, which yields MFWTALLGALGALSQQGGGADALTYILAPAAGLYVADIDGHAASQLDPHFEPRDGRASVSLQRAYPASQLDAVAEPPGLPRGGPSGLEPQGSPRGVPAGGGLLGSQLDPTSEPQGHARNVAIGGGDLSSHLDSDFESLGNPRDVPEGSVSPASQGLKPLLEPQGDRREKRCQLTLPLPPTERSQAQRKAEQNQGVTEKRMGSP from the exons ATGTTTTGGACAGCGCTCCTGGGGGCTTTGGGtgctctctctcagcaaggaggaggtgctgacgccCTCACGTATATCCTGGCCCCGGCGGCTGGACTct atgtggccgacATTGATGggcatgcagcttctcagctggatccccatTTTGAACCTCGAGATGGTCGTGCAT ctgtttccctgcagagggcttatccagcttctcagctggatgctgttgctgagcctccaggtcttcccaggg gtggtccaaGCGGTTTagagccgcaggggagtcccaggg gtgttcctgcaggcggtggccttctaggttcccagctggatcccacttctgagcctcaggggcatgccagga atgtggccataGGTGGTGGAGATTTATCTTCTCATCTGGACTCTGATTttgagtctctggggaatcccagag atgtccctgaaggcagtgtttctccagcttctcaggggctgaagcctctgcttgagcctcagggagatcgcaggg agaagcgatgccagctaaccctgccgctgcctccaacagagaggagtcaagcacagaggaaggcagagcaaaaccagggagtgacagagaaaaggatgggctcaccctag
- the LOC135323859 gene encoding uncharacterized protein LOC135323859 isoform X1, which yields MVRARGASGPGRRLLLLLGLLAALRARDSRAAPRAAPGPDVAVFDDYPAAQLHRLVEPLGLPRGRPRALEPRGVPRDVAVGDGDFSSSLDPGFEPGGVPAGGGLLGSQLDPTSEPQGHARNVAAGDGYAASHLDAHVESLGNRTGPRQRKYKAQRGKSSEKYSKLLQEILKELQRAADVPQVSEASAASQGLKPLLEPQGDRRGLAGDKDAEAAAHKGRRKQRLVLSTAVSGSILFAVVLTCVVTFRLRKRKQEANPAAASNREESSTEEGRAKPGSRTEKDELAVENENLNSSSRRLPVPIPNRIKNLCPFRRE from the exons atggtgcgagcgcggggggcgtccggccccgggcgtcgcctgctgctgctgctcggcctcctggcggccctgcgtgcccgggacagccgggctgctccgcgggcagcgccgggcccag atgtggctgtatttGATGATTATCCAGCCGCTCAGCTGCATCGTCTTGTTGAGCCTctgggtcttcccaggg GTCGTCCACGTGCTTTAGAGCCGCGAGGGGtccccaggg ATGTGGCCGTGGGTGATGGagatttctcttcttctctgGACCCTGGATTTGAACCTGGAG gtgttcctgcaggcggtggccttctaggttcccagctggatcccacttctgagcctcaggggcatgccagga atgtggccgcaggagatggctatgcagcttctcatctggatgccCATGTAGAATCTCTGGGGAatcgtacag gtcctcggcagaggaagtataaggcccagagaggaaagtcctCTGAGAAGTATTCTAAACTCCTGCAGGAAATCTTGAAGgagttgcagagagcagctg atgtccctcaagtcagtgaagcttctgcagcttctcaggggctgaagcctctgcttgagcctcagggagatcgcaggg gccttgctggtgacaaagatgccgaggctgcagctcataaaggccgacgaaagcagcgtttggtcctgagcacTGCAGTCTCGGGCTCCATACTGTTTGCCGTAGTACTGACATGTGTAGTtactttccggctgaggaagagaaaaca ggAAGCTAatcctgccgctgcctccaacagagaggagtcaagtacagaggaaggcagagcaaaaccagggagcagaacagaaaaggatGAACTTGccgtagaaaatgaaaatctcaacagCAGCTCCAGGCGACTTCCGGTGCCTATCCcgaacagaataaaaaacctgtgcccattccgaagagaataa
- the LOC135323859 gene encoding uncharacterized protein LOC135323859 isoform X3, with translation MVRARGASGPGRRLLLLLGLLAALRARDSRAAPRAAPGPDVAVFDDYPAAQLHRLVEPLGLPRGRPRALEPRGVPRDVAVGDGDFSSSLDPGFEPGGVPAGGGLLGSQLDPTSEPQGHARNVAAGDGYAASHLDAHVESLGNRTGPRQRKYKAQRGKSSEKYSKLLQEILKELQRAADVPQVSEASAASQGLKPLLEPQGDRRGKLILPLPPTERSQVQRKAEQNQGAEQKRMNLP, from the exons atggtgcgagcgcggggggcgtccggccccgggcgtcgcctgctgctgctgctcggcctcctggcggccctgcgtgcccgggacagccgggctgctccgcgggcagcgccgggcccag atgtggctgtatttGATGATTATCCAGCCGCTCAGCTGCATCGTCTTGTTGAGCCTctgggtcttcccaggg GTCGTCCACGTGCTTTAGAGCCGCGAGGGGtccccaggg ATGTGGCCGTGGGTGATGGagatttctcttcttctctgGACCCTGGATTTGAACCTGGAG gtgttcctgcaggcggtggccttctaggttcccagctggatcccacttctgagcctcaggggcatgccagga atgtggccgcaggagatggctatgcagcttctcatctggatgccCATGTAGAATCTCTGGGGAatcgtacag gtcctcggcagaggaagtataaggcccagagaggaaagtcctCTGAGAAGTATTCTAAACTCCTGCAGGAAATCTTGAAGgagttgcagagagcagctg atgtccctcaagtcagtgaagcttctgcagcttctcaggggctgaagcctctgcttgagcctcagggagatcgcaggg ggAAGCTAatcctgccgctgcctccaacagagaggagtcaagtacagaggaaggcagagcaaaaccagggagcagaacagaaaaggatGAACTTGccgtag
- the LOC135323855 gene encoding uncharacterized protein LOC135323855 isoform X3, with protein sequence MVRARGASGPGRRLLLLLGLLAALRARDSRAAPRAAPGPDVAVFDDYPAAQLHRLVEPLGLPRGRPRALEPRGVPRDVAVGDGDFSSSLDPGFEPGGVPAGGGLLGSQLDPTSEPQGHARNVAAGDGYAASHLDAHVESLGNRTGPRQRKYKAQRGKSSEKYSKLLQEILKELQRAADVPQVSEASAASQGLKPLLEPQGDRRGRLILPLPPTERSQVQRKAEQNQGAEQKRMNLP encoded by the exons atggtgcgagcgcggggggcgtccggccccgggcgtcgcctgctgctgctgctcggcctcctggcggccctgcgtgcccgggacagccgggctgctccgcgggcagcgccgggcccag atgtggctgtatttGATGATTATCCAGCCGCTCAGCTGCATCGTCTTGTTGAGCCTctgggtcttcccaggg GTCGTCCACGTGCTTTAGAGCCGCGAGGGGtccccaggg ATGTGGCCGTGGGTGATGGagatttctcttcttctctgGACCCTGGATTTGAACCTGGAG gtgttcctgcaggcggtggccttctaggttcccagctggatcccacttctgagcctcaggggcatgccagga atgtggccgcaggagatggctatgcagcttctcatctggatgccCATGTAGAATCTCTGGGGAatcgtacag gtcctcggcagaggaagtataaggcccagagaggaaagtcctCTGAGAAGTATTCTAAACTCCTGCAGGAAATCTTGAAGgagttgcagagagcagctg atgtccctcaagtcagtgaagcttctgcagcttctcaggggctgaagcctctgcttgagcctcagggagatcgcaggg ggAGGCTAatcctgccgctgcctccaacagagaggagtcaagtacagaggaaggcagagcaaaaccagggagcagaacagaaaaggatGAACTTGccgtag
- the LOC135323858 gene encoding uncharacterized protein LOC135323858 isoform X1 — protein MFWTALLGALGALSQQGGGADALTYILAPAAGLYVADIDGHAASQLDPHFEPRDGRASVSLQRAYPASQLDAVAEPPGLPRGGPSGLEPQGSPRGVPAGGGLLGSQLDPTSEPQGHARNVAIGGGDLSSHLDSDFESLGNPRDVPEGSVSPASQGLKPLLEPQGDRRGLAGDKDAEAAAHKGRRKQRLVLSTAVSGSILFAVVLTCVVTFRLRKRKQEAMPANPAAASNREESSTEEGRAKPGSDREKDGLTLENENFNNSSRRLPVNFATELAQLFDAMNSKSSFQPRCQSNSDGGYGCSSNICISRDFPQGDHSKCVCFRYQEGYCTSDAYSE, from the exons ATGTTTTGGACAGCGCTCCTGGGGGCTTTGGGtgctctctctcagcaaggaggaggtgctgacgccCTCACGTATATCCTGGCCCCGGCGGCTGGACTct atgtggccgacATTGATGggcatgcagcttctcagctggatccccatTTTGAACCTCGAGATGGTCGTGCAT ctgtttccctgcagagggcttatccagcttctcagctggatgctgttgctgagcctccaggtcttcccaggg gtggtccaaGCGGTTTagagccgcaggggagtcccaggg gtgttcctgcaggcggtggccttctaggttcccagctggatcccacttctgagcctcaggggcatgccagga atgtggccataGGTGGTGGAGATTTATCTTCTCATCTGGACTCTGATTttgagtctctggggaatcccagag atgtccctgaaggcagtgtttctccagcttctcaggggctgaagcctctgcttgagcctcagggagatcgcaggg gccttgctggtgacaaagatgccgaggctgcagctcataaaggccgacgaaagcagcgtttggtcctgagcacTGCAGTCTCGGGCTCCATACTGTTTGCCGTAGTACTGACATGTGTAGTtactttccggctgaggaagagaaaaca agaagcgatgccagctaaccctgccgctgcctccaacagagaggagtcaagcacagaggaaggcagagcaaaaccagggagtgacagagaaaaggatgggctcaccctagaaaatgaaaatttcaacaacAGCTCCAGGCGCCTTCCGGTGAACTTTGCGACAGAGCTTGCCCAGTTATTTGATGCCATGAATTCgaaaagttcatttcagcctagATGCCAGAGCAACTCAGATGGTGGTTATGGCTGTTCCTCAAATATCTGCATTTCCCGGGATTTTCCCCAAGGCGATCAttccaagtgtgtgtgttttcgttACCAAGAGGgatattgtacttcagatgcatattccgaatag
- the LOC135323858 gene encoding uncharacterized protein LOC135323858 isoform X2 — protein sequence MSVRNCTSGGRHFFVAWLCLARYVADIDGHAASQLDPHFEPRDGRASVSLQRAYPASQLDAVAEPPGLPRGGPSGLEPQGSPRGVPAGGGLLGSQLDPTSEPQGHARNVAIGGGDLSSHLDSDFESLGNPRDVPEGSVSPASQGLKPLLEPQGDRRGLAGDKDAEAAAHKGRRKQRLVLSTAVSGSILFAVVLTCVVTFRLRKRKQEAMPANPAAASNREESSTEEGRAKPGSDREKDGLTLENENFNNSSRRLPVNFATELAQLFDAMNSKSSFQPRCQSNSDGGYGCSSNICISRDFPQGDHSKCVCFRYQEGYCTSDAYSE from the exons ATGTCTGTGAGGAACTGTACCTCGGGAGGGAGGCACTTCTTTGTGGCATGGTTATGTTTAGCAAGAT atgtggccgacATTGATGggcatgcagcttctcagctggatccccatTTTGAACCTCGAGATGGTCGTGCAT ctgtttccctgcagagggcttatccagcttctcagctggatgctgttgctgagcctccaggtcttcccaggg gtggtccaaGCGGTTTagagccgcaggggagtcccaggg gtgttcctgcaggcggtggccttctaggttcccagctggatcccacttctgagcctcaggggcatgccagga atgtggccataGGTGGTGGAGATTTATCTTCTCATCTGGACTCTGATTttgagtctctggggaatcccagag atgtccctgaaggcagtgtttctccagcttctcaggggctgaagcctctgcttgagcctcagggagatcgcaggg gccttgctggtgacaaagatgccgaggctgcagctcataaaggccgacgaaagcagcgtttggtcctgagcacTGCAGTCTCGGGCTCCATACTGTTTGCCGTAGTACTGACATGTGTAGTtactttccggctgaggaagagaaaaca agaagcgatgccagctaaccctgccgctgcctccaacagagaggagtcaagcacagaggaaggcagagcaaaaccagggagtgacagagaaaaggatgggctcaccctagaaaatgaaaatttcaacaacAGCTCCAGGCGCCTTCCGGTGAACTTTGCGACAGAGCTTGCCCAGTTATTTGATGCCATGAATTCgaaaagttcatttcagcctagATGCCAGAGCAACTCAGATGGTGGTTATGGCTGTTCCTCAAATATCTGCATTTCCCGGGATTTTCCCCAAGGCGATCAttccaagtgtgtgtgttttcgttACCAAGAGGgatattgtacttcagatgcatattccgaatag